In Chitinophagales bacterium, the DNA window GTAACCAAATGCCTGGTTATGAGACTAATTGTATCGAGGACTGGGAAACCAAACTGGGTAAAATAGTAGAGGAGACTATAGATAAAGATATGCGCCTGATAAGTGGCATACCACCTTGGGTGCAGATGTATTTCGACTGGTTGCTGGAAAAAAGCGGGAAGTCTACCATAAAGCAATTGTTTCCTAATCTGCAGGTGATAGTGCAAGGTGGGGTGAATTTTGAACCTTATAAGGCAAAGATGTTGCAAAGCCTTGGTGAACATGTAGATATGATAGAGACCTTTCCTGCATCTGAAGGTTTTTTTGCCTTCCAGGATACATTAGATGAGGAGGGCTTACTGCTGAATACTAATTCTGGAATATATTTTGAATTTATTCCGGCAGATGAGATATATAATGAACAACCTACCCGCTTAAGCCTGAAGGATGTACAAACGGGTGTGAACTATGCACTCATCATTAATAGTAACGCAGGACTGTGGGGGTATAATATTGGTGATACGGTACGCTTTGTCAGTACAGACCCATACAGGCTGGTAGTAACTGGACGTACCAAGCATTTTATTTCAGCATTTGGTGAGCATGTCATAGGAGAAGAAGTAGAGTATGCTATGTTACAGGCTGCGCAGGAACATAATGCACATATCATAGAGTTTACCGTAGCTCCTAAAGTACAGACTGATAATGAATTACCTTATCACGAGTGGTTCGTGGAATTTGAAACAGTACCGGATGACCTCGAGGCTTTTTCTATGAGTATCAACAACCACCTGAGGGAGAAAAACAGCTATTATGAAGACCTCATAAGTGGAGCCATATTGCAACCGCTTAAGATAAGGAGCATGCAAAAACATGGCTTTATTGAATACATGAAGTCACAAGGCAAACTTGGCGGACAGAACAAAGTACCACGTTTAAGCAACGATCGTAAGATTGCGGATGCCATCCAACCTTGGATTCAGAATTAGTTGATCAATATATCAAGGTTGTAATATCGAATTGTAACCGGTAGGTTGCTCCAGCAATGCAAGCGCTTTTTTCAGGCTGACATCATTTTTCAGACCATGTTCAACTCGTCCGCGCATATAGTAGAAGCGTGATACTATCTCGCTCTCCAGGAGATCTGTAATAATATCACGGTGCTTTTCCAGGTCTTGTTTTTTATCATGGCGCAGCTTGGCTTCTAATGCTTTATACGAGCTTTCTATATCGTTGAAGTATTTTTCTCTAACAGCAGCACTTTTGAGTGAATCAAGCGTTATTTCTGTTTCGGTCTTGTAGGTGTAGTCTTTACCCTCCAGCCATTTGGCAAAGTCATTGAATGTATTGTTGTCTATTGCAAATGTAGAGGGCTGCGGAATCGTCTTGTTCTTACGTGCATATATGGTAGCATAATCAAAAAAGTAATTTTTGACGTACAGGGTTATAGCCAGTTTGCTCGCCACATCATCCTCTACGTCCACGTCGGGTTCTACACCACCACCACTCAGCACTTTGCGGCCCTTTAGTGTTTTGTATTCCTTTTTCAGAGAATCAGGCACATAGCCCACACTGCCATCAACGTTGCGGTGCGAATAATCCAGTGCCTGGATGCATCTGCCGCTGGGAGTATAGTATTTGGCAGTAGTCAGTTTAAGGCGGGCATTATATCCTAAAGGCCTTGTGGTTTGTACCAGGCCTTTACCAAATGAACGTTCGCCTACTATTACACCACGGTCCAGGTCCTGTAGAGTGCCTGCTACTATTTCAGATGCTGATGCTGAGCCGTGATTGATAAGTATTGTTACAGGTATTTTTGTGTCCCATGCTTGCTGTGAAGTTTTA includes these proteins:
- a CDS encoding S41 family peptidase, producing the protein MLKKFKSWLYKSKGFVAGVALAGVFFIFIQARNTDSYFEISKNLDIFNTVLKELNIYYVDPIEPGQLVKTGIDEMLATLDPYTNYITESDFEEYQFQTTGKYGGIGANMRTTQDSIYVGDVYEGSPADKAGLHPGDLVISVAGKEVKGKDTEEMSVLLKGSPGTQVTVKVRDVYTGQVSEKVITRSEIELSSVPYASLLGTKKDIAYVKLTQFTPHCGRLVKNHLDSLKKLNPSLNGVVLDLRNNPGGLLNEAVNVCNLFVDKGQLVVSTKGRQKEWEQDFKTSQQAWDTKIPVTILINHGSASASEIVAGTLQDLDRGVIVGERSFGKGLVQTTRPLGYNARLKLTTAKYYTPSGRCIQALDYSHRNVDGSVGYVPDSLKKEYKTLKGRKVLSGGGVEPDVDVEDDVASKLAITLYVKNYFFDYATIYARKNKTIPQPSTFAIDNNTFNDFAKWLEGKDYTYKTETEITLDSLKSAAVREKYFNDIESSYKALEAKLRHDKKQDLEKHRDIITDLLESEIVSRFYYMRGRVEHGLKNDVSLKKALALLEQPTGYNSILQP
- a CDS encoding GH3 auxin-responsive promoter family protein; this translates as MKIKSFLAKPYASFVHSRIRKEMGLAVPQQEAILQYLLKNAGKTVFGTDHHFADIKTHNDLAQAVPVRDYEALSGYIEKIKNGQQNVLWKGKPMYFAKTSGTTSGTKYIPITKDSIHNHIDTAKNALLCYMVESGKPDFADGKMIFLSGSPVLERVAGIPTGRLSGIVNHFVPGYLKGNQMPGYETNCIEDWETKLGKIVEETIDKDMRLISGIPPWVQMYFDWLLEKSGKSTIKQLFPNLQVIVQGGVNFEPYKAKMLQSLGEHVDMIETFPASEGFFAFQDTLDEEGLLLNTNSGIYFEFIPADEIYNEQPTRLSLKDVQTGVNYALIINSNAGLWGYNIGDTVRFVSTDPYRLVVTGRTKHFISAFGEHVIGEEVEYAMLQAAQEHNAHIIEFTVAPKVQTDNELPYHEWFVEFETVPDDLEAFSMSINNHLREKNSYYEDLISGAILQPLKIRSMQKHGFIEYMKSQGKLGGQNKVPRLSNDRKIADAIQPWIQN